In one window of Helianthus annuus cultivar XRQ/B chromosome 17, HanXRQr2.0-SUNRISE, whole genome shotgun sequence DNA:
- the LOC110921415 gene encoding uncharacterized protein LOC110921415 has product MSEPNSFEPQKRQSSRTQPHTNQPDPLICPRCDSTNTKFCYYNNYNKTQPRYFCKACKRHWTSGGILRNVPVGGGRKNKRLRWPIMTAATTDDQDTYDDHKQSFFRPVFSEKKDEESYIDIEELKGLVSWDFKEFDHEDFTFSRLLSSFDANPNSSVSRSLIKVVEDGEGSTSMMNWNDLDSMVLEDLNKPWEDPTFKT; this is encoded by the coding sequence ATGTCCGAACCAAACAGTTTCGAGCCACAAAAGCGTCAATCTTCAAGAACACAACCACACACAAACCAACCCGACCCCTTAATATGCCCACGGTGTGACTCAACCAACACAAAATTCTGTTACTACAACAATTACAACAAAACTCAACCTAGGTACTTTTGCAAAGCTTGCAAGAGACACTGGACCAGTGGCGGCATCCTCCGCAATGTTCCCGTCGGTGGTGGCCGGAAAAACAAGCGCCTCCGGTGGCCGATCATGACTGCCGCCACCACAGATGATCAAGACACATATGATGATCATAAACAATCGTTTTTTAGACCAGTTTTCAGTGAAAAGAAAGATGAAGAATCATACATAGATATTGAAGAGTTAAAGGGTTTGGTTTCATGGGATTTTAAAGAGTTTGATCATGAAGATTTTACATTTTCAAGACTTTTGAGCTCTTTTGATGCAAACCCTAATTCAAGTGTTTCAAGATCTTTGATCAAAGTGGTTGAAGATGGTGAGGGTTCAACAAGCATGATGAATTGGAATGACCTTGATAGTATGGTTCTTGAAGATCTGAATAAACCATGGGAGGATCCAACATTCAAAACCTAA